The sequence below is a genomic window from Myxococcales bacterium.
TGATGTCGAGCAAGGGAGAGCTGCCGATGGCGGTGTAGCGCCGGCGAATTTCCGCGACGAGCTCGGGCGAGGCCGGGCGCCCGCGGCGAATTTCTCGCAGAAACTCCGGCAAGTCGTCGAGATCCGTCACCGTACCGTGGGCGACCAAGAGCACGCCGTCGTGAGGGCCGAGGGGCATCGACCCAGCATAGAGCGCTGCGGCCTCACTCCGGAAGTAGTACTGCTCTCGCCCATGTCGCTGATTCACCTGAAGGACAAAGTTGCGATCGTGAGCGGGGCTAGCCGAGGGATCGGCGAGGCCATCTCCATGGCCTTCGCCGAGGCCGGCGCGAAGCTCGTGATCGCGTCGCGCAAGCTGGACGGGGTCAACGCGGTTGCCGCCAAGATCCGCGAGCGCGGCGGCACAGTGCACCCCATGAGCGCCCATGTCGGTCAGATCGACCAGTGTCACGCCCTCGTTCGGGAGGCCGTGGCTCAGTTCGGCAAGGCGGACGTGCTCGTGAACTGCGCCGGGACGAACCCCTACTTTGGTCCGATGATCGGCATCGACCCCGGCGCCTACGAAAAGACCTTCGAGGTGAACCTGCGCGGCGCGTTCGAGGCCAGCCGCGCCTTCGCGGAGCATGTCATCGGCCGCAACGGCCAGGGCTCCATCGTCACCATCACG
It includes:
- a CDS encoding glucose 1-dehydrogenase, encoding MSLIHLKDKVAIVSGASRGIGEAISMAFAEAGAKLVIASRKLDGVNAVAAKIRERGGTVHPMSAHVGQIDQCHALVREAVAQFGKADVLVNCAGTNPYFGPMIGIDPGAYEKTFEVNLRGAFEASRAFAEHVIGRNGQGSIVTITSVAGLRAAPLQGVYGMTKAALGSMTQSLAFELGQSGVRVNAIAPGLVETRLAAAILASPEMLEHANRHTALGRVGRPEEIAAAALFLASDAASFVTGQTLCVDGGFTAF